From Calditrichota bacterium, one genomic window encodes:
- a CDS encoding T9SS type A sorting domain-containing protein, whose protein sequence is MTTNPANAQLQVLWKTEYVPALSSVALGMDVSAYGVAVVGYVNDSFADPLLDGFLLILDPIGGQVISYSRHHLGYETSLNEVAWLSDGTLLVGGERVTFDGLCQSGVVARMTIDGDALWTLYTDTLHSRAVKTLTLSSDTSFVINTPWQEQVLGQQVNTMEFSTSGVLQDTGSTPYSYGQYIDILKAVALPGGGQLLVGTIFRIREPLLQRSIYMLWTDENLDTIRSRVLSLPDSELNGAAVDISPTGSIYIATIPPVELPDTCFINLFKLTSEGEIVWRKHYFSGFPWCPAGAPVCKGDSVILASHYFRDEGNASYVMILDSNGIMLRDSLYITEGWDVILVRTKLSPDEHNIYLLANEDSIGSYSKRISVTCIALDSTLLANGPPVAVPGGFNIVAFPNPFNSTLRISLDAPLHADVSVLLYDLLGREVDVIYRGRIGSNAISYVAPAALASGVYFVRASAGERVALGKVVLLK, encoded by the coding sequence ATGACAACGAATCCGGCGAACGCGCAGCTTCAGGTCTTGTGGAAAACGGAGTATGTGCCTGCACTTTCTTCTGTCGCGCTCGGGATGGACGTCTCTGCATATGGCGTCGCTGTAGTTGGCTATGTGAACGATAGTTTCGCGGATCCGCTACTGGACGGATTTCTCCTGATTCTTGACCCCATTGGCGGGCAAGTTATCTCGTATTCCCGACACCATCTCGGATATGAAACTTCGTTGAATGAAGTTGCTTGGCTTTCGGACGGAACCTTGCTTGTCGGAGGCGAGCGAGTCACTTTTGATGGACTCTGCCAGTCCGGAGTTGTTGCACGAATGACCATCGACGGTGACGCGCTTTGGACGCTTTACACGGATACGCTGCATAGCAGAGCAGTCAAGACACTTACATTGTCTTCAGACACGTCTTTCGTGATCAATACACCGTGGCAAGAGCAAGTGCTCGGTCAGCAAGTAAATACCATGGAATTCAGCACGTCGGGCGTATTGCAAGATACGGGTTCAACGCCTTACTCATACGGACAATACATTGACATATTGAAGGCGGTTGCGCTTCCGGGCGGCGGACAACTGTTGGTCGGAACTATCTTTAGGATCAGAGAACCACTCCTGCAGCGAAGTATTTACATGCTGTGGACAGACGAAAATCTCGACACCATTAGATCCCGTGTTCTCTCTTTGCCGGATTCCGAGCTGAATGGCGCGGCCGTTGATATCTCTCCGACAGGTTCAATTTACATCGCCACCATTCCTCCCGTAGAGCTCCCTGATACGTGCTTCATCAATCTATTCAAGCTGACGTCGGAAGGTGAAATTGTGTGGCGCAAGCACTACTTCAGCGGTTTTCCGTGGTGTCCAGCAGGAGCACCTGTATGTAAAGGCGATAGCGTAATTCTTGCGTCGCACTACTTTCGAGACGAAGGCAACGCGTCCTACGTAATGATTTTGGATTCCAATGGAATCATGTTGCGGGATTCACTCTATATCACTGAGGGCTGGGATGTCATTTTGGTGCGTACAAAGCTATCACCTGACGAACATAATATCTACCTCTTGGCAAATGAGGATTCAATTGGTTCATATTCGAAACGTATTTCCGTAACGTGTATTGCATTGGACTCGACACTCTTAGCCAATGGGCCTCCGGTCGCGGTGCCCGGAGGATTCAACATTGTGGCCTTTCCAAACCCCTTCAACTCAACGCTTCGTATTTCGCTTGATGCGCCGTTACATGCTGATGTTTCGGTGTTGTTGTATGATTTGTTGGGGAGAGAGGTGGATGTGATTTATCGGGGGAGGATTGGCTCGAATGCGATTTCTTATGTTGCGCCTGCTGCGCTGGCTAGTGGGGTTTATTTTGTGAGGGCGTCGGCGGGGGAACGGGTGGCGTTGGGGAAGGTGGTGCTGCTTAAGTGA
- a CDS encoding aconitate hydratase, whose amino-acid sequence MIRVESTPEFVAEAYRKMDERISVVRKRLGRPLTLAEKHIFGHLDDPHTEDLHPGRSYLQLRPDRVAMQDATAQMALLQFMSAGLKSVAVPSTVHCDHLIQARVGASDDLQNAIVTNKEVYDFLKSVSQKYNIGFWKPGAGIIHQVVLEQYAFPGGMMIGTDSHTPNAGGLAMFASGVGGADAVDVMAGLPWEVLFPQRIGVHLKGKMNGWASPKDIILVVLGILTVKGGTNAVIEYFGEGAASISATGKGTICNMGAELGATTSVFPYDAPMERYLRATDRGALADLANANKHLVTLDEEVYKSPEKYFDRVIEIDLSTLEPFVVGPHSPDAARPISQLKAAAKENGWPLKLTNALIGSCTNSSYEDICRAAEIADQAAAKESKSPIPLYVTPGSEQVFRTIKRDGQMQRLEKIGATVLANACGPCIGQWKRDDMDTSEANSIMSSYNRNFPGRNDGSPNTLSFLTSPEITVAYALAGTLDFDPLNDVVPGLGTKLTPPTPAPDLPPKGYIRDTEGYLAPATGDVNVIVDPKSERLQILTPFEAWNGKDYVDLPLLLKAKGKCTTDHISPAGKWLKFRGHLDNISNNMFSGAINAFDGERGTITHPLTGAKKIETSKAARDIKAAGTKWIVVGDENYGEGSSREHAAMSPRLLGCAAVITRSFARIHQSNLKKQGILPLTFQNPADYEKIQEGDKISLLELSELAPGKAVKMIAKHTDGSSDTFMLDHTLNPEQIAWFKAGSALNLLREKAK is encoded by the coding sequence ATGATTCGCGTGGAGTCTACTCCTGAGTTTGTGGCGGAAGCCTACCGGAAGATGGATGAGAGAATTTCAGTGGTGCGCAAGCGTTTGGGCCGCCCGCTGACCTTAGCTGAAAAGCACATCTTCGGACACCTCGATGATCCGCATACAGAAGACCTGCACCCCGGCAGGTCTTATTTGCAACTGCGCCCCGACCGCGTGGCCATGCAGGACGCGACCGCGCAGATGGCGCTGCTGCAATTCATGTCTGCGGGGCTCAAATCCGTGGCCGTGCCCTCGACTGTGCACTGCGACCACCTGATTCAGGCGCGCGTCGGCGCTTCCGATGACCTGCAGAACGCCATCGTGACCAACAAAGAGGTCTATGACTTTCTGAAATCGGTTTCGCAGAAGTACAACATCGGTTTCTGGAAACCGGGCGCGGGAATCATACATCAGGTTGTGCTCGAACAATACGCGTTTCCGGGCGGGATGATGATCGGGACCGACTCGCATACTCCGAACGCCGGAGGTCTGGCGATGTTCGCTTCGGGCGTCGGCGGCGCGGATGCGGTGGATGTGATGGCGGGCTTGCCGTGGGAAGTCTTATTCCCGCAGAGAATCGGTGTGCACCTTAAGGGAAAAATGAACGGTTGGGCGTCTCCTAAGGACATCATCCTTGTCGTGCTGGGAATTCTCACCGTTAAAGGCGGCACGAACGCGGTCATCGAATATTTCGGTGAAGGCGCGGCTTCGATTTCGGCGACAGGTAAGGGCACGATTTGCAACATGGGTGCTGAGCTGGGTGCGACGACGTCGGTGTTTCCGTATGATGCGCCGATGGAGAGATATTTGAGAGCAACGGATCGCGGAGCGTTGGCTGATCTTGCGAATGCGAATAAGCATCTGGTGACGCTCGACGAAGAAGTTTACAAATCACCGGAAAAATATTTTGACCGCGTGATTGAAATTGATCTGTCGACGCTCGAGCCGTTCGTGGTGGGCCCGCATTCGCCGGATGCCGCGCGGCCGATTTCGCAACTGAAAGCCGCCGCGAAAGAAAACGGTTGGCCGCTGAAGTTGACGAATGCGCTGATCGGATCGTGTACGAACTCTTCTTATGAAGATATTTGCCGTGCCGCTGAAATTGCGGATCAAGCGGCCGCGAAAGAGTCGAAGTCGCCGATTCCGCTGTATGTGACGCCGGGCAGTGAGCAGGTATTCCGCACGATTAAGCGCGACGGACAGATGCAGCGACTGGAAAAAATCGGTGCGACGGTTTTGGCAAACGCGTGCGGGCCGTGCATCGGTCAGTGGAAGCGCGACGATATGGACACGAGCGAAGCGAATTCGATTATGTCGTCGTACAATCGAAATTTCCCGGGACGTAACGACGGTTCGCCGAATACGCTGTCGTTTTTGACGAGTCCGGAAATTACGGTGGCGTATGCACTGGCGGGAACGCTCGATTTTGATCCGCTGAATGACGTCGTGCCGGGTTTGGGCACGAAGCTCACGCCGCCGACGCCTGCGCCGGATCTGCCGCCGAAAGGCTACATTCGCGATACGGAAGGCTACCTCGCCCCGGCGACGGGTGATGTGAATGTCATCGTCGATCCGAAATCGGAGCGCTTGCAGATTTTGACTCCGTTTGAAGCATGGAACGGCAAGGACTATGTCGATCTGCCGCTCTTGTTGAAAGCCAAAGGCAAATGCACGACGGATCATATTTCGCCGGCGGGTAAGTGGCTGAAGTTCCGCGGACATCTCGACAACATTTCGAACAACATGTTCAGCGGCGCGATCAACGCGTTCGACGGCGAGCGTGGGACGATCACGCATCCGCTTACTGGCGCGAAGAAGATCGAAACGTCGAAGGCCGCGCGCGATATCAAAGCCGCAGGTACGAAGTGGATTGTGGTGGGTGATGAAAACTACGGTGAAGGTTCGTCGCGTGAACACGCTGCGATGTCGCCGCGACTGTTGGGCTGCGCCGCAGTGATTACTCGCAGTTTTGCCCGCATTCACCAATCGAATTTGAAGAAGCAAGGAATTTTGCCGTTGACGTTTCAGAATCCCGCCGACTACGAAAAGATTCAGGAAGGCGACAAGATTTCTCTGTTGGAACTTTCCGAACTTGCACCGGGTAAAGCCGTCAAGATGATTGCGAAGCACACGGACGGATCGAGTGATACTTTTATGCTCGACCATACTTTGAACCCTGAGCAAATCGCATGGTTCAAAGCAGGCAGCGCGCTGAATCTCTTGCGAGAGAAGGCGAAGTAG
- a CDS encoding TlpA family protein disulfide reductase: MKSTILALFLASSTALYAADAAPFKIFTKKGDVTLEQLAGKVVYLDFWASWCEPCKKSFPWMNDLHAQFADSGLVVIAVNLDRDAEKADKFLEKIPANFQIGFDPEGTLAKTYEVKGMPSSYIIDRHGQLVASHIGFREKDRGDIQTEIETALHSK; encoded by the coding sequence ATGAAATCCACAATTCTTGCCCTATTTTTGGCATCGAGCACGGCTCTCTATGCCGCCGATGCCGCTCCGTTCAAAATATTCACCAAAAAAGGTGACGTCACCCTCGAACAACTCGCCGGCAAAGTCGTCTATCTCGACTTTTGGGCTTCGTGGTGCGAACCCTGCAAGAAATCTTTTCCATGGATGAATGATCTCCATGCTCAATTCGCCGACAGCGGATTGGTCGTCATCGCCGTGAACCTCGACCGCGATGCCGAGAAGGCCGACAAGTTCCTCGAGAAAATCCCGGCAAATTTCCAAATCGGTTTTGACCCCGAAGGCACGCTTGCGAAAACGTATGAGGTCAAAGGCATGCCCTCCAGTTACATCATCGACCGTCACGGACAGCTCGTGGCTTCCCATATCGGCTTCCGCGAAAAAGACAGAGGAGACATCCAGACTGAGATTGAGACGGCTTTGCACTCCAAGTAA
- a CDS encoding DUF3570 domain-containing protein, translating to MQLTSSVRGRLRAATCSLLAVTAGTVSAANFGTKWQVDGASLVYAENKRTTVFEPLLVIKRNFADGQSLQGKFVFDAMTGASPTGAAATGKVQTFTTPSGQHYQSQVGETPLRHFQDERASADLDWTKPLNRRFTSELGGHLSKETDYASVGATATFLADLNQKLTTISLGGGYNSDRINPVGGVPEGLTRLDPTKPVEKTMSKKIADGMIGVTQILSPRWLAQLNYSYADENGYLTEPYKVISVVDPTSGETASGDYLYEKRPDRRVRQSVFFSTAYHLNSDILHLSYRNYWDDWGIRSNTFDIKYDVSVSDKVYLEPHWRAYHQSAADFYVHSLPRGALLPNYATADYRFGDLTTQTLGAKIGVKTAEYQEFTARIEYMRQSGIEHPSDAIGVQQDFSMFPPIDILILQIGYSIGLP from the coding sequence ATGCAATTAACCTCTTCAGTAAGGGGGAGATTGCGCGCCGCGACGTGTTCGTTGCTCGCCGTCACAGCCGGAACCGTTTCGGCTGCAAACTTCGGCACCAAATGGCAAGTTGACGGTGCATCGCTGGTCTATGCCGAAAACAAGCGCACGACCGTATTCGAGCCACTCTTGGTTATCAAACGGAATTTCGCCGACGGGCAATCGCTGCAAGGAAAATTCGTTTTCGATGCGATGACGGGAGCATCTCCGACCGGTGCTGCGGCGACGGGAAAAGTACAAACCTTCACGACGCCTTCGGGTCAGCACTATCAATCGCAAGTCGGCGAAACACCGCTCAGGCATTTTCAAGACGAGCGCGCATCCGCCGATCTCGATTGGACCAAACCATTAAATCGCAGATTTACGTCGGAACTTGGCGGACATCTTTCTAAAGAAACAGACTATGCTTCAGTCGGAGCCACCGCGACTTTCTTGGCGGATCTCAATCAAAAGTTGACGACGATTTCGCTGGGAGGCGGATATAACTCCGACCGAATTAATCCCGTCGGAGGAGTTCCCGAAGGCTTGACTCGTCTTGACCCGACCAAGCCGGTTGAGAAAACAATGAGCAAAAAAATCGCCGACGGAATGATCGGCGTGACTCAAATTCTGTCTCCGCGTTGGCTTGCGCAACTCAATTACTCTTATGCCGACGAAAACGGCTACTTAACCGAACCGTACAAAGTTATCAGCGTCGTCGATCCAACATCCGGCGAAACGGCGTCGGGAGATTATCTCTACGAAAAACGTCCCGATCGCCGCGTGCGGCAAAGTGTTTTCTTCAGCACGGCATACCACTTAAACAGCGATATTCTCCATCTGTCTTATAGGAACTACTGGGATGATTGGGGAATTCGCTCGAATACGTTTGACATCAAGTATGATGTGAGTGTCTCGGACAAAGTTTATCTCGAACCGCATTGGCGGGCTTATCATCAAAGTGCGGCCGATTTCTACGTGCATAGTCTTCCGCGCGGAGCCTTGCTGCCGAACTATGCGACGGCGGATTATCGCTTCGGAGATTTGACGACCCAAACTCTCGGAGCAAAAATCGGCGTGAAGACCGCCGAATATCAGGAATTCACGGCGCGCATCGAGTACATGAGACAGAGCGGGATTGAGCATCCGAGCGATGCCATCGGAGTGCAGCAGGATTTTAGCATGTTTCCGCCGATTGACATTTTGATTTTGCAAATCGGTTATTCCATCGGTTTGCCGTAA
- a CDS encoding PQQ-dependent sugar dehydrogenase yields the protein MGFRTCFVIVLVFIVVTQTQALTRQLITGGLDFPTSVAFAPGDDSRAYVTTQWQGKVFLVDHGMLQAEPFLDVQSQILQNTVEGGLLCITFDPDFVENRRFYVSFVSVDTNVVVKQYLVSSENPNFADPNSGEIVFEAEHKGRQHFAGNIAFGPLDGYLYIAVGDGGIPPSWQAAQNPLSFKGKIHRIDVSGDSGYVVPDDNPFVGDTTHLPEIYAMGFRNPWRFGLDRETGDVFIGDVGQWTYEEVDYISSESGGGQNFGWHIWEGTSCYQEPCTTNGLTFPIYEYEQNVNFGSAITGGFVYRGCAIPELEGRYVFADYVNAFIHSFRYDQGVVSDFWDLTPMLDTQDEDSIWFISSFGQDNHGELYFLDYVHQSWSSRLYKIVPDDNADCNDNFVNDGCDIREGTSKDENHDNIPDECQTPADDHPGIPDGIALLPCYPNPFNPVTTIEFVLPRAMDVRVSVYDISGRLVSELADGQYTAGTHRVTFNAEQLASGVYFAVLRSGDISLRQKMMLLK from the coding sequence ATGGGATTTCGAACGTGCTTCGTCATCGTGCTTGTGTTTATTGTTGTGACACAAACGCAGGCCTTGACGAGACAGTTGATTACTGGTGGATTGGATTTTCCAACGTCCGTAGCATTTGCACCGGGAGATGACAGCCGGGCTTATGTGACGACGCAATGGCAGGGCAAGGTCTTTTTGGTTGACCACGGGATGCTGCAGGCCGAGCCGTTTCTCGACGTGCAGTCTCAAATATTGCAGAACACGGTCGAAGGCGGATTGCTGTGCATCACCTTTGATCCGGATTTTGTGGAGAACAGGCGGTTCTACGTCAGCTTTGTCAGTGTGGATACCAATGTCGTCGTCAAGCAGTATTTGGTATCGAGCGAGAATCCTAACTTCGCCGATCCAAACAGCGGCGAGATCGTTTTTGAAGCCGAACACAAAGGCCGTCAGCATTTTGCGGGAAATATCGCTTTTGGACCGCTCGACGGCTATCTTTACATTGCCGTCGGCGACGGTGGTATTCCGCCTTCGTGGCAAGCCGCGCAAAATCCACTGAGTTTCAAAGGCAAGATTCACAGGATCGATGTTTCCGGTGATTCGGGTTACGTTGTGCCCGACGACAATCCGTTTGTGGGCGACACGACTCATTTGCCGGAAATTTACGCGATGGGTTTTCGCAATCCGTGGCGATTCGGTCTCGACCGGGAAACCGGAGACGTGTTTATCGGCGACGTCGGCCAATGGACCTACGAAGAAGTCGATTACATTTCTTCGGAGTCCGGCGGCGGCCAAAACTTCGGGTGGCACATTTGGGAAGGCACGAGCTGTTATCAAGAACCGTGCACGACGAACGGATTGACTTTCCCGATTTACGAATACGAACAAAACGTCAACTTCGGCTCGGCCATTACGGGCGGGTTTGTCTACCGCGGTTGTGCGATTCCGGAACTGGAAGGCCGGTACGTTTTTGCGGACTACGTGAACGCGTTCATTCATTCTTTCCGCTATGATCAAGGAGTCGTCTCGGATTTTTGGGATTTGACTCCGATGCTGGATACGCAAGATGAAGACAGTATCTGGTTTATCTCCAGCTTCGGTCAGGACAACCACGGCGAATTGTATTTTCTCGACTACGTGCATCAGTCGTGGTCGAGCAGGCTCTACAAAATCGTTCCGGACGATAACGCCGACTGCAACGACAATTTCGTCAATGACGGGTGCGATATTCGCGAGGGCACCAGCAAAGACGAGAACCACGACAATATTCCCGACGAGTGTCAAACTCCGGCGGATGACCATCCGGGAATTCCCGACGGAATCGCGTTGCTGCCGTGCTATCCGAATCCGTTTAATCCGGTAACAACGATCGAGTTTGTGCTGCCGAGAGCGATGGACGTCCGTGTTTCCGTTTATGACATTTCGGGCAGATTGGTTTCTGAACTCGCGGACGGACAGTACACGGCGGGAACTCATCGCGTGACGTTTAACGCCGAGCAGCTTGCAAGCGGCGTGTACTTTGCCGTACTGCGTTCAGGTGACATTTCGCTGCGGCAGAAGATGATGCTCTTAAAATAG
- a CDS encoding DUF4266 domain-containing protein — MKQRLILLAAGAGILLLASGCAVQSVEPWQRDLLAEENMQLVPDPIQGALDEHIYFSKEASSGGQGVGGGGCGCN; from the coding sequence ATGAAACAACGTTTGATTCTACTCGCTGCAGGCGCGGGCATACTTCTGCTCGCGTCTGGCTGTGCTGTGCAGTCCGTCGAGCCTTGGCAACGCGACTTGCTTGCTGAAGAGAACATGCAGCTTGTCCCTGACCCCATTCAAGGAGCCTTGGACGAGCACATTTATTTTAGCAAGGAAGCGTCCAGCGGCGGTCAAGGCGTCGGAGGAGGAGGTTGCGGATGCAATTAA
- a CDS encoding ammonium transporter: MFDTGNTGFMLVATSLVMLMTPGLAFFYGGLVSRKNTLAIMIQSFVSMGVTTIVWWAVGYSLCFSGGEGGIIGNLDMAFLRGVDLNTPCAANPSIPLFVFFAYQMMFAIITPALITGAFANRIRFAAYIFFLVAWLILVYFPFVHMVWGGGLLQKWGVLDFAGGIVVHNIAGMAALASVLYVGRRKVVENIPHSIPLVALGTGLLWFGWYGFNAGSELKVDSITGLAFLNTDIAASFAGIVWLLLAWTLEKKPKFVGLLTGAVAGLATITPAAGYVSPTSSVIIGCAAGVVCYFAVSMKNKLQWDDALDVWGVHGVGGLLGIVMLGLLGSTAVNPAGADGLFFGGGDFFIKQLVTIVVSSIYAFLFTYIMLVIINKFSAVKTTELEEQEGLDRTLHGEEAYEA; encoded by the coding sequence ATGTTCGACACAGGTAACACTGGGTTCATGCTCGTGGCCACGAGTCTGGTGATGTTAATGACACCGGGCCTGGCCTTTTTTTATGGCGGCTTGGTAAGCCGAAAAAATACTCTGGCCATCATGATCCAGAGCTTCGTTTCCATGGGAGTCACCACCATCGTCTGGTGGGCAGTCGGTTATTCGCTCTGCTTCTCTGGAGGTGAAGGCGGTATTATCGGAAATCTTGATATGGCGTTTCTGCGCGGTGTCGATCTAAACACACCCTGCGCTGCCAATCCAAGCATTCCGCTCTTTGTATTCTTTGCCTATCAAATGATGTTTGCCATCATCACCCCGGCACTCATCACCGGTGCGTTCGCCAACCGCATCAGATTCGCCGCCTATATTTTCTTTTTGGTGGCGTGGCTCATCTTGGTCTATTTCCCCTTCGTTCACATGGTTTGGGGCGGTGGACTCCTGCAAAAATGGGGAGTGCTGGACTTCGCGGGTGGTATTGTCGTACACAACATCGCCGGTATGGCGGCCCTTGCGTCGGTTCTGTATGTCGGTCGAAGAAAAGTGGTCGAAAATATCCCCCACAGTATTCCCTTGGTTGCGTTGGGAACCGGCTTACTCTGGTTCGGATGGTACGGCTTCAATGCCGGCAGCGAGTTGAAGGTCGACTCGATTACCGGTCTGGCTTTCCTGAACACGGATATCGCGGCCTCGTTCGCCGGAATCGTCTGGCTGCTCTTGGCATGGACGCTTGAAAAGAAACCTAAATTCGTCGGACTGCTCACAGGTGCGGTCGCAGGACTTGCCACAATCACTCCGGCTGCCGGATACGTTTCGCCCACAAGTTCCGTGATCATCGGCTGCGCCGCGGGTGTCGTGTGCTACTTCGCAGTCTCCATGAAAAACAAATTGCAGTGGGATGATGCGCTCGACGTCTGGGGCGTGCACGGTGTCGGCGGCCTCTTAGGTATCGTCATGCTCGGCTTGCTCGGAAGCACGGCTGTCAATCCTGCCGGAGCCGACGGTCTCTTTTTCGGCGGCGGTGACTTCTTTATAAAGCAATTGGTGACGATTGTCGTCTCCTCTATATACGCCTTCCTTTTCACCTACATTATGTTGGTGATCATCAATAAATTCTCCGCCGTTAAGACTACGGAGCTGGAAGAGCAGGAAGGCCTCGACCGCACACTTCACGGAGAAGAGGCATACGAAGCTTAA
- a CDS encoding FAD:protein FMN transferase gives MASPCEILTEAKSHRDAAKLLEIASLEAWRIEDKFSRYLAGNIIHQINTAGGSSVQVDEETARLLSYAAECFAISDGMFDITSGVLRKVWKFDGSDKIPSEESVKEILPRVGWEKITFEDQTLTMPAGMEIDLGGIGKEYAVDLVAGLIAYSSDASFVVNFGGDLFVSGLRSSGEPWQIGLDDPQKTGEGSVGMLKIERGGVATSGDARRFLLRDGVRYSHILNPKTGWPIQDAPRSIMVVADSCVEAGVLSTVAMLNGQNAESFLEQEGVVFWCQRGKDEG, from the coding sequence ATGGCCAGTCCGTGTGAAATTCTGACCGAAGCAAAGTCTCATCGTGACGCGGCGAAACTGCTCGAAATTGCTTCACTTGAAGCGTGGCGGATTGAAGACAAATTCAGCCGCTATCTTGCGGGGAATATCATTCATCAAATCAACACAGCGGGCGGCTCTTCAGTTCAGGTGGACGAGGAGACCGCCCGTTTGCTGTCTTATGCCGCCGAGTGTTTTGCTATCAGCGACGGAATGTTTGACATTACGTCGGGAGTCTTGCGAAAAGTCTGGAAGTTCGACGGCAGCGACAAAATTCCTTCTGAAGAGTCCGTGAAAGAAATTCTTCCGCGAGTAGGTTGGGAGAAGATTACGTTTGAAGATCAAACGCTCACGATGCCGGCCGGAATGGAGATCGATCTTGGAGGAATCGGCAAAGAGTACGCGGTCGACTTGGTTGCAGGATTGATTGCCTACTCGAGCGACGCGAGTTTTGTTGTGAATTTCGGAGGAGATTTGTTTGTGAGTGGACTCAGAAGTTCCGGCGAACCGTGGCAAATCGGGTTGGATGATCCGCAGAAGACGGGCGAGGGAAGTGTGGGAATGCTCAAGATTGAGCGGGGCGGAGTGGCAACGAGCGGCGATGCGAGACGGTTTTTGCTCCGTGATGGAGTTCGCTATTCGCACATTCTGAATCCCAAAACCGGTTGGCCGATTCAGGATGCGCCGCGTTCGATCATGGTTGTCGCGGACTCGTGTGTCGAAGCAGGAGTCTTATCAACCGTTGCGATGTTGAACGGACAGAACGCGGAGAGTTTTCTGGAACAGGAGGGGGTGGTGTTTTGGTGCCAGCGCGGAAAGGATGAAGGATGA
- a CDS encoding outer membrane beta-barrel protein, producing MKKLLIAICALCSTMLWAQDLPFLNASGFVDGAYFYDGNANPDSGEFNAFSLDQVEVDLQKVLGEKGFVRADIEFVNGMDPMNAVDYIEQGFMQYNVPVNDKTLELVFGKFNAPIGFELLDPVDMYQYSHSEVFTYGLPTNLTGLKGAMHFCEKIDAQAYVVNGWDNNTENNDALTFGARLGLMPVDKIGLGLSAITGAETPGKDAKNRTVIDVDVTATPSEQLLIGGELNIGSESEAAMVDGKLVDAGWLGFMLMGHYNFNETFGLTGRIGSFSDDYGIRTGMPQSKDLTYTSITVAPTVSLGEGMGCLLEIRMDSANEQVWLDSDGKATDSRMTAAFEVTYGF from the coding sequence ATGAAGAAACTACTAATCGCAATTTGTGCGCTGTGTTCGACTATGCTGTGGGCGCAGGACCTGCCGTTCCTGAATGCATCCGGTTTTGTCGACGGTGCCTATTTCTATGACGGAAACGCAAACCCCGACTCAGGCGAATTTAATGCCTTCAGTCTGGATCAGGTGGAAGTGGATCTGCAAAAGGTACTCGGCGAAAAGGGCTTCGTGCGCGCGGACATTGAGTTTGTCAATGGCATGGATCCCATGAATGCCGTCGACTACATCGAACAAGGCTTCATGCAGTACAATGTTCCCGTGAACGACAAGACTTTGGAACTCGTCTTCGGCAAATTTAATGCGCCAATCGGCTTTGAATTGCTTGATCCCGTCGATATGTATCAATATTCGCATTCCGAGGTCTTCACCTATGGATTGCCCACCAACTTGACGGGTCTCAAGGGCGCGATGCATTTTTGCGAGAAGATCGATGCTCAAGCCTATGTCGTCAATGGTTGGGACAATAACACCGAAAACAACGATGCGCTGACCTTCGGTGCGCGTCTCGGCCTGATGCCCGTTGATAAGATCGGACTCGGGCTGTCGGCCATCACGGGTGCCGAAACGCCGGGCAAGGACGCCAAGAACCGCACGGTCATTGATGTTGACGTCACCGCCACGCCCTCTGAGCAATTGCTCATTGGCGGTGAGCTCAATATTGGTTCGGAGTCCGAAGCTGCAATGGTTGACGGCAAGCTCGTTGATGCTGGTTGGCTCGGTTTCATGCTCATGGGCCACTATAATTTCAATGAAACCTTCGGTCTGACGGGCCGCATCGGCTCGTTCTCCGATGACTACGGTATTCGCACGGGCATGCCCCAAAGCAAGGACCTGACCTACACCAGCATCACCGTCGCTCCGACGGTTTCACTCGGTGAAGGTATGGGCTGCCTGCTGGAAATTCGCATGGATTCGGCCAATGAACAAGTCTGGCTCGATTCCGACGGCAAGGCCACCGATTCCCGCATGACGGCTGCTTTTGAAGTGACCTACGGATTCTAA